From Pseudomonas vanderleydeniana, the proteins below share one genomic window:
- a CDS encoding LysR family transcriptional regulator: MDLRQLRYFIALNEHRSFVRAADAMGITQPAFSRSIQGLEQEFGCVLVDRGNKDLRPTPEGQVVLQHALSLVQGAALLSAEVTQMTKLDAGELRFGCGPAPAVKLVPEAVARFLNAHPKVHTRFRVDNWERLSRSLSREEIEFFIADIRHFEADPNFQTQALRPRGGVFFCRPGHPLLAKESLSTNDMFDYPLAATLIPPGIRKLLANLSGRMDFSPNIETEHFPALVKIVRRSNAIGLGSREAFEEDVEKGSLVQLHWRNLPQNIENLSARCGIVSRTGFRLSPAARAMIETLVAVDNLEERVAV; this comes from the coding sequence ATGGATCTTCGCCAGTTGCGTTACTTCATCGCCCTCAACGAACACCGCAGCTTCGTCCGTGCGGCGGACGCGATGGGCATCACCCAGCCGGCCTTCAGCCGCAGTATCCAGGGCCTGGAACAGGAGTTCGGCTGCGTGCTGGTGGACCGTGGCAACAAGGACCTGCGCCCCACTCCCGAGGGCCAGGTGGTGCTGCAGCACGCGCTGAGTCTGGTGCAGGGCGCGGCGCTGCTCAGTGCCGAAGTGACGCAGATGACCAAGCTCGATGCCGGCGAACTGCGCTTCGGCTGTGGCCCGGCTCCGGCGGTGAAGCTGGTGCCGGAGGCGGTGGCGCGGTTTCTCAATGCGCACCCGAAGGTCCACACCCGCTTCCGTGTGGATAACTGGGAACGGCTCAGCCGCAGCCTGAGCCGCGAGGAGATCGAGTTCTTCATTGCCGACATTCGCCATTTCGAGGCCGACCCGAACTTCCAGACCCAGGCACTGCGGCCCCGTGGCGGCGTGTTCTTCTGCCGGCCCGGACACCCGTTACTGGCCAAGGAGAGCCTGTCGACCAACGACATGTTCGATTACCCGCTGGCGGCCACGCTGATTCCGCCGGGTATCCGCAAGCTGTTGGCGAACCTGAGTGGTCGCATGGACTTTTCGCCGAATATCGAGACCGAGCATTTTCCGGCGTTGGTGAAGATCGTCCGTCGTTCCAATGCGATCGGCCTGGGCAGTCGCGAGGCCTTCGAGGAGGATGTGGAAAAGGGTTCGCTGGTGCAGTTGCACTGGCGCAACCTGCCGCAGAACATCGAGAACCTGAGCGCGCGCTGCGGCATCGTCAGCCGCACCGGATTCCGCTTGTCACCGGCGGCGCGGGCGATGATCGAAACGCTGGTGGCTGTGGATAACCTGGAGGAGCGGGTGGCGGTCTGA
- a CDS encoding TauD/TfdA dioxygenase family protein, translating into MSNAALAVKPAVHALDIHPVAGRIGAEIRGIALSGELDASVIEAIQQALLQYKVIFFRGQTHLDDQSQEAFAQLLGEPVAHPTVPVRDGTRYLMELDGTQGQRANSWHTDVTFVDAYPKASILRSVLAPASGGDTVWANTAAAYDELPAELRELADKLWAVHSNEYDYAGLRPNVSAEKQERYRQVFTSTVYETEHPVVRVHPISGERSLLLGHFVKRIKGYVPADSAHLFGLLQSHVTRLENTVRWRWQTGDVAIWDNRATQHYAVDDYGTQERIVRRVTLKGEVPVGVQGQRSQTLRGA; encoded by the coding sequence ATGAGCAATGCCGCACTTGCTGTAAAACCTGCCGTACACGCCCTGGACATTCATCCGGTGGCCGGTCGTATCGGAGCCGAGATCCGTGGGATCGCGCTTTCCGGCGAGCTGGATGCCAGCGTCATCGAGGCGATCCAGCAGGCGCTGTTGCAGTACAAGGTGATCTTCTTCCGGGGCCAGACCCACCTCGACGACCAGAGCCAGGAGGCGTTCGCCCAATTGCTCGGCGAGCCGGTGGCGCACCCGACGGTGCCGGTGCGCGATGGCACCCGCTACCTGATGGAACTGGACGGCACCCAGGGCCAGCGCGCCAACTCCTGGCACACCGACGTGACCTTCGTCGACGCCTATCCGAAAGCCTCGATCCTGCGCTCGGTGCTGGCCCCGGCGTCCGGTGGCGACACGGTGTGGGCCAACACGGCGGCGGCCTACGACGAGTTGCCGGCGGAGTTGCGCGAGCTGGCGGACAAGCTCTGGGCGGTGCACAGCAACGAGTACGACTACGCCGGGCTGCGGCCGAACGTTTCGGCGGAGAAACAGGAGCGCTATCGCCAGGTGTTCACCTCCACCGTGTACGAGACCGAACACCCGGTGGTGCGTGTGCACCCGATCAGCGGCGAGCGCAGCCTGCTGCTGGGGCACTTCGTCAAGCGCATCAAGGGGTACGTGCCCGCGGACTCGGCGCACCTGTTCGGCCTGCTGCAGAGCCATGTGACACGCCTGGAGAACACCGTGCGCTGGCGCTGGCAGACGGGTGACGTGGCGATCTGGGACAACCGCGCGACCCAGCACTACGCGGTGGACGACTACGGCACCCAGGAACGCATCGTGCGCCGGGTGACGCTCAAGGGCGAGGTGCCGGTGGGGGTGCAGGGGCAGCGTAGCCAGACCCTGCGCGGGGCTTGA
- a CDS encoding alkaline phosphatase family protein has product MPHVRNVLYIMCDQLRRDYLSCYGHPHLHTPNIDRLAAAGVRFSRAYTQGTICGPSRMSAYTGRYVSSHQVAWNAVPLPLEELTLGDYLRPHGIRTALVGKTHATPNLDALQRLAIDPDSPQAEPLNEVGFEPWMRHDGIYPDSPLFADKRESAPYTHYLRGLGYSGQNPWHDWANAAEGSDGEILSGWKMRNAHRPARIPEQHSETVYTTDRALDFISEQGEQPWCLHLSYIKPHWPYIAPAPYHALYGHEQVLAPIRPQPGKASDHPVYNAFRQHEESRNFSRDEVRLNVVPTYMGLIKQVDDQLGRLFDALQSSGRWDDTLIVFTSDHGDFLGDHFLGEKEFLLEPAVGVPLIVRDPRAAADGTRGTVDERLVETIDALPTFLDALGLPGAEHRLEGRSLVPLLHGDQPDWRRYAVAEYDYAFQAPARERLGQPIDRCRMTMVRSERWKYLAYDGFRPQLFDLRNDPQELHDLGADPAFATVREEHLGYLLDWLRGLKRRTTISHEEIDLRGQRFRYGEPETEKVVQIGVW; this is encoded by the coding sequence ATGCCTCATGTGCGCAACGTGCTTTACATCATGTGCGACCAGCTACGTCGCGATTACCTGTCCTGCTATGGCCACCCTCACCTGCACACGCCGAACATCGACCGCCTGGCCGCCGCCGGTGTGCGTTTCAGCCGCGCCTACACCCAGGGCACGATCTGCGGCCCGTCGCGGATGTCGGCCTACACCGGGCGCTACGTCAGCAGCCACCAGGTGGCCTGGAACGCCGTGCCGCTGCCACTGGAAGAATTGACCCTCGGCGACTACCTGCGCCCCCACGGCATCCGTACCGCGCTGGTCGGCAAGACCCATGCGACGCCCAATCTCGATGCCCTGCAACGGCTCGCCATCGACCCCGACAGTCCCCAGGCCGAGCCTCTGAACGAGGTCGGTTTCGAGCCCTGGATGCGCCACGATGGCATCTACCCCGACAGTCCGCTGTTCGCCGACAAGCGCGAGTCGGCGCCCTACACCCATTACCTGCGCGGGCTCGGCTATAGCGGCCAGAACCCCTGGCACGACTGGGCCAACGCCGCCGAAGGCAGCGACGGCGAAATCCTCAGCGGCTGGAAAATGCGCAACGCCCATCGCCCGGCGCGTATTCCCGAGCAGCATTCGGAAACGGTCTACACCACCGACCGGGCCCTCGACTTCATCAGCGAACAGGGCGAGCAACCCTGGTGCCTGCATCTGTCGTACATCAAGCCGCACTGGCCGTACATCGCCCCGGCGCCCTATCACGCGCTGTACGGACATGAGCAGGTGCTCGCGCCGATACGCCCGCAACCTGGCAAGGCCAGCGATCACCCGGTGTACAACGCCTTCCGCCAGCACGAGGAGAGCCGGAACTTCTCCCGTGACGAGGTACGCCTGAACGTGGTGCCGACCTACATGGGCCTGATCAAGCAAGTGGACGACCAGCTCGGACGGCTGTTCGATGCCTTGCAGTCGAGCGGACGCTGGGACGATACGCTGATCGTCTTCACCAGCGACCATGGCGACTTCCTCGGCGACCACTTCCTTGGCGAGAAGGAATTCCTGCTCGAGCCGGCGGTGGGTGTGCCACTGATCGTCCGAGATCCGCGCGCAGCGGCGGATGGCACCCGGGGTACGGTGGACGAGCGACTGGTGGAAACCATCGACGCACTGCCGACCTTTCTCGACGCATTGGGGCTGCCGGGAGCGGAACACCGGCTGGAGGGGCGCTCACTGGTGCCGCTGTTGCACGGTGATCAACCGGACTGGCGCCGCTACGCCGTTGCCGAGTACGACTACGCCTTCCAGGCCCCGGCGCGGGAGCGGCTGGGCCAGCCGATCGACCGTTGCCGGATGACCATGGTCCGTAGCGAACGCTGGAAGTACCTGGCCTACGACGGCTTCCGCCCGCAGTTGTTCGACCTGCGGAACGATCCGCAGGAACTGCACGACCTGGGCGCCGACCCGGCGTTCGCCACGGTGCGCGAGGAACACCTGGGCTATCTGCTCGACTGGCTGCGTGGCCTCAAGCGCCGGACCACCATCAGCCACGAGGAAATCGACCTGCGCGGGCAGCGGTTCCGCTATGGCGAGCCGGAGACGGAGAAGGTGGTGCAGATCGGGGTTTGGTGA
- a CDS encoding LysR family transcriptional regulator, with translation MHIDLRQLRHFIALAEHRSFVAAALTVNLSQSAFSRSIQALEHSAGCQLVDRGRKDLAPTKQGLVLLEHARRLVSGAQQLANEISQFNGLEAGELRFGCGPAPASGLIPRAIGHFIGRYPRARVQFQVDDWQSLGKRLLSDEFEFFVADTRHFEANPDYQTQRLRPRKWHFCCRAGHPLAERESVTAEQLLSYPLASTLRPPNLRKVIADLSGRPDFTPQVECESAFSLLGVILRSEAIGICGENSDAWEYARGGLVRLKVDGLADDREELYTRYGIVSRAGYRLSPLAEAMVEQIQSEDAVEVGEVCNLEQVAV, from the coding sequence ATGCATATCGATCTGCGCCAACTTCGCCACTTCATCGCCCTCGCCGAGCACCGCAGCTTCGTCGCCGCCGCGTTGACGGTGAACCTGTCGCAGTCGGCCTTCAGCCGCAGCATCCAGGCCCTGGAGCACAGCGCCGGCTGCCAGCTGGTGGACCGCGGACGCAAGGACCTGGCGCCGACCAAGCAGGGCCTGGTCCTGCTCGAACACGCCCGGCGACTGGTCAGTGGAGCCCAGCAGTTGGCCAACGAGATCAGCCAGTTCAACGGCCTGGAGGCCGGCGAACTGCGCTTCGGTTGCGGCCCGGCTCCGGCCTCGGGATTGATCCCGCGGGCCATCGGTCATTTCATCGGCCGCTACCCCAGGGCGCGGGTGCAGTTCCAGGTCGACGACTGGCAGAGCCTGGGCAAGCGCCTGCTCAGCGACGAGTTCGAATTCTTCGTCGCCGATACCCGCCATTTCGAGGCCAACCCGGACTACCAGACCCAGCGCCTGCGCCCGCGCAAATGGCATTTCTGCTGCCGCGCCGGGCACCCGCTGGCAGAGCGCGAGAGCGTGACGGCCGAACAACTGCTGAGTTATCCACTGGCCTCGACGCTTCGCCCGCCGAACCTGCGCAAGGTGATCGCCGACCTCAGCGGCCGCCCGGACTTCACCCCGCAGGTGGAGTGCGAAAGCGCCTTCAGCCTGCTCGGGGTGATCCTGCGCTCGGAGGCCATCGGCATCTGCGGCGAGAACAGCGATGCCTGGGAATATGCCCGGGGTGGGCTGGTACGGCTGAAGGTCGACGGCCTGGCCGATGACCGGGAGGAGCTGTACACGCGCTACGGCATCGTCAGCCGCGCCGGCTATCGGCTGTCGCCGCTGGCCGAGGCGATGGTCGAGCAGATCCAGAGCGAAGATGCGGTGGAGGTGGGTGAGGTGTGCAATCTGGAGCAGGTGGCTGTCTGA
- a CDS encoding TonB-dependent receptor, producing the protein MTSPNPAVHHPSRRLKRLPLALLLAGSASWSLGHAAESETLQEAAPATSSTSKAKADSGRLETVTVTARRREESSQSVPTPISVVSGQALESQRVYRIQDLQQLVPSVNVAYMHARQSSVSIRGLGNNPASDGLEGSVGLYIDNVYLGRPGMAVFDLMDIEQLEVLRGPQGTLFGKNTTAGVININTRAPSFTPERSIEASVGEDGYFQTKGSISGPINDQLAGRLSVYRTRSDGDIRNEYDGHDLNGGARDGFRAQLLFKPNENFNLRWIGDYNEEDSSAGTRVLYSTGPTINGVNLYQSRATAAGATLVNGADRKVNLNGQQRVTVFQGGNSLEANWTLPNDFTLTSVSSYRWWNFTPRNDDGLNTTAYYNAGVSVEDKQWSQEIRLASPTGGFFDYVLGAYYFGSKLDNKSFNYYGPQADIWNGTATGALNNVTSIGNGHIETDSFALFAQGTWHLTERLDFTAGLRGSYEEKSAWVSRDAPIGGDAVTGAAANARRARAGAYDSGNLSQYSTSPSGLLNLSYRFTDDLLGYATLSHGEKSGGVNLAVGSAPTAGADSLLIGTERANNAELGFKSTLWDKRLQLNANLFWTQVNGYQTNAYDDANRVQYLTNAGSVRSRGVEVESTLIPVRGLTLNLNGSYNDVRYLSYKDAPCPPEVSLRPGAPASCDLTGHQVVGASKWIANANGEYKWNLDNGLEPYVTASYAFRSKAVGTVEDSAYGQIPSYAVVNLSTGLRGDFNQGQWDVSLWLKNAFDKTYYTTLWTASNGGYEGLLGTPRTLGVTGRYDF; encoded by the coding sequence ATGACTTCGCCCAATCCTGCAGTGCATCACCCTTCACGACGGCTCAAGCGCTTGCCCCTGGCCCTGCTGCTGGCCGGCAGCGCCAGTTGGTCGCTGGGCCACGCTGCCGAGAGCGAGACGCTCCAGGAGGCGGCACCGGCGACCAGCAGCACCAGCAAGGCCAAGGCCGACAGCGGCCGGCTGGAAACCGTGACGGTCACGGCCCGTCGGCGTGAGGAAAGTTCGCAGAGCGTGCCGACGCCGATCAGCGTGGTCAGCGGCCAGGCCCTGGAAAGCCAGCGCGTCTACCGCATCCAGGACCTGCAGCAACTGGTGCCCAGCGTCAACGTCGCCTACATGCATGCGCGCCAGTCCAGCGTGTCGATCCGTGGCCTGGGCAACAACCCGGCCAGCGACGGCCTGGAAGGCAGCGTCGGGCTGTACATCGACAACGTCTACCTGGGGCGGCCGGGCATGGCGGTGTTCGACCTGATGGACATCGAACAGCTGGAAGTGCTGCGTGGCCCGCAAGGCACGCTGTTCGGCAAGAACACCACGGCGGGGGTGATCAACATCAACACCCGCGCGCCGAGTTTCACTCCGGAACGCAGCATCGAGGCCTCGGTGGGCGAGGACGGCTACTTCCAGACCAAGGGCAGTATCTCCGGGCCGATCAACGACCAGTTGGCCGGGCGCCTGTCGGTCTACCGCACCCGCAGCGATGGCGACATCAGGAACGAGTACGACGGTCATGACCTCAACGGCGGCGCGCGCGATGGCTTCCGTGCGCAACTGCTGTTCAAACCCAACGAGAATTTCAACCTGCGCTGGATCGGCGACTACAACGAGGAGGACTCCAGCGCCGGGACCCGCGTGCTGTACAGCACCGGGCCGACCATCAACGGCGTCAACCTCTACCAGTCGCGGGCCACTGCCGCCGGGGCGACCCTGGTCAACGGCGCGGACCGCAAGGTCAATCTCAATGGCCAGCAGCGGGTCACGGTGTTCCAGGGCGGCAATTCCCTGGAGGCCAACTGGACCCTGCCCAACGACTTCACCCTGACCTCGGTCAGTTCCTATCGCTGGTGGAACTTCACCCCGCGCAACGACGATGGCCTCAACACGACCGCGTACTACAACGCCGGGGTTTCGGTGGAGGACAAGCAGTGGTCCCAGGAGATCCGCCTGGCATCGCCCACCGGCGGCTTCTTCGACTACGTGCTGGGGGCCTACTACTTCGGCTCCAAGCTCGATAACAAGAGCTTCAACTACTATGGGCCGCAGGCCGATATCTGGAACGGCACCGCCACCGGCGCGCTGAACAACGTCACCAGTATCGGCAACGGGCATATCGAGACCGACAGCTTCGCGCTGTTCGCCCAGGGCACCTGGCACCTGACCGAGCGCCTGGACTTCACCGCCGGCCTGCGCGGCAGCTACGAGGAGAAAAGCGCCTGGGTGAGCCGTGATGCACCGATTGGCGGCGATGCGGTCACCGGTGCCGCCGCCAACGCCCGACGTGCCCGTGCCGGTGCCTACGACTCCGGTAACCTGAGCCAGTACAGTACCAGCCCGTCCGGCCTGCTCAACCTGAGCTATCGCTTCACCGACGACCTGCTCGGCTACGCGACCCTGTCCCACGGCGAGAAGTCCGGCGGGGTGAACCTGGCGGTGGGCTCGGCCCCGACCGCTGGCGCCGACTCGCTGCTGATCGGCACCGAACGGGCGAACAACGCCGAACTGGGCTTCAAGAGCACCCTGTGGGACAAGCGCCTGCAGCTCAACGCCAACCTGTTCTGGACCCAGGTCAACGGCTACCAGACCAACGCCTATGACGACGCCAACCGCGTGCAGTACCTGACCAACGCCGGTTCGGTGCGCTCACGCGGGGTGGAAGTCGAGAGCACGCTGATCCCCGTGCGCGGGCTGACGCTCAACCTCAATGGTTCCTACAACGATGTGCGGTACCTGTCCTATAAGGATGCGCCATGCCCGCCGGAAGTCAGCCTGCGCCCGGGCGCGCCGGCCTCCTGCGACCTCACCGGGCACCAGGTGGTCGGTGCCTCGAAATGGATCGCCAACGCCAACGGCGAGTACAAGTGGAACCTGGACAACGGCCTGGAACCCTATGTCACCGCCAGCTACGCCTTCCGCTCCAAGGCGGTCGGCACGGTCGAGGACTCCGCCTATGGGCAGATCCCCAGCTACGCCGTGGTCAACCTGTCCACCGGCCTGCGTGGCGATTTCAACCAGGGCCAGTGGGACGTCTCGCTGTGGCTGAAGAACGCCTTCGACAAGACCTACTACACCACCCTCTGGACCGCCAGCAACGGTGGCTATGAGGGCCTGCTCGGTACGCCGCGGACCCTCGGAGTTACCGGGCGTTATGACTTCTGA
- a CDS encoding energy transducer TonB, with protein sequence MGNVQTAASAHEVPWRQAPGGELVDLGRPHRAPLGQLRLQKAPKGILSRREAVLLGAFALVLHGAVIYWLSQQQTPVLPVVPPEIPPMTIEFSQPAPPVVEPPPPVPPPPPPPVVEPPPPVVDELAAKPAPPKPIPKPKPKPVPKPEPKPAPKPVEQPPAPPQPAAPPAPPAPPAPAPVTPASANAAYLKNPAPEYPSLAQRRGWEGTVVLRVQVLASGKPGEIQIQKSSGRQQLDDAALAAVKRWSFVPAKQGDVAQVGWVSVPIDFKIH encoded by the coding sequence ATGGGCAATGTCCAGACCGCTGCCAGTGCACACGAGGTGCCCTGGCGCCAGGCACCGGGTGGCGAGTTGGTCGATCTCGGCCGGCCGCACCGTGCGCCGCTGGGGCAACTGCGCCTGCAGAAAGCCCCCAAGGGCATTCTCAGCCGGCGCGAGGCGGTATTGCTCGGGGCGTTCGCCCTGGTGCTGCATGGTGCGGTGATCTACTGGCTGAGCCAGCAGCAGACCCCGGTGTTGCCGGTGGTGCCGCCGGAAATTCCGCCAATGACCATCGAGTTCTCCCAGCCCGCCCCGCCTGTGGTCGAACCGCCGCCACCGGTTCCGCCACCGCCGCCACCGCCGGTCGTGGAGCCGCCACCCCCGGTGGTCGACGAGCTGGCGGCCAAGCCTGCGCCGCCCAAGCCGATTCCGAAACCCAAGCCGAAACCGGTGCCCAAGCCCGAGCCGAAGCCGGCGCCCAAGCCGGTCGAGCAGCCACCGGCACCGCCACAGCCGGCTGCGCCACCTGCGCCGCCGGCACCCCCCGCACCCGCTCCGGTGACCCCGGCTTCGGCCAACGCCGCGTACCTGAAGAACCCGGCGCCGGAGTATCCGTCGCTGGCCCAGCGTCGCGGTTGGGAGGGCACGGTGGTACTGCGGGTGCAGGTCCTGGCCAGCGGTAAACCGGGCGAGATCCAGATTCAGAAGAGCAGTGGTCGCCAGCAACTCGACGACGCTGCCCTGGCAGCGGTGAAGCGCTGGAGCTTCGTCCCTGCCAAACAGGGCGATGTCGCCCAGGTCGGCTGGGTCAGCGTGCCCATCGACTTCAAGATCCACTGA
- a CDS encoding MotA/TolQ/ExbB proton channel family protein produces MSLLASPLQSIESAVIWLLVVFSVATWGLALLKAVQFGRLKGQDRRFHKQFWAASSLDSAAELSETQPGAAARVAQAGYAAIQVGDGSHAADLSQAINHQDRLERALRQQIVRERRSLETGLAVVASIGSTSPFIGLFGTVWGIMEALKGISAAGSASLETVAGPIGAALVATGVGIAVAVPAVLVYNYFLRRLKLTAADLDDFAHDFYSLAQKSAFRVLVHPAANKAAAQGSAQKVKEAS; encoded by the coding sequence ATGAGTTTACTGGCATCTCCACTCCAATCCATCGAAAGCGCGGTGATCTGGCTGCTGGTGGTCTTCTCCGTCGCGACCTGGGGCCTGGCCCTGCTCAAGGCCGTGCAGTTCGGCCGCCTGAAGGGCCAGGATCGCCGCTTCCACAAGCAGTTCTGGGCGGCCTCCAGCCTCGATTCGGCCGCCGAACTGAGCGAAACCCAGCCCGGCGCCGCTGCCCGCGTGGCCCAGGCCGGCTATGCGGCAATCCAGGTCGGTGACGGCAGTCATGCCGCCGACCTGAGCCAGGCGATCAATCACCAGGATCGTCTCGAACGTGCCCTGCGCCAACAGATCGTGCGTGAGCGGCGCTCGCTGGAAACCGGCCTGGCGGTGGTCGCCAGTATCGGCAGCACCTCGCCGTTCATTGGCTTGTTCGGCACCGTGTGGGGGATCATGGAAGCCCTGAAAGGCATCAGCGCCGCCGGTTCCGCCAGCCTGGAAACCGTGGCCGGGCCGATCGGTGCCGCGCTGGTGGCGACCGGTGTCGGGATCGCCGTCGCCGTGCCGGCGGTGCTGGTCTACAACTACTTCCTGCGCCGACTGAAGCTCACCGCCGCCGACCTCGACGACTTCGCCCACGATTTCTACAGCCTGGCGCAGAAGAGCGCGTTCCGCGTGCTGGTGCACCCGGCCGCGAACAAGGCCGCTGCCCAGGGCTCGGCGCAGAAAGTGAAGGAGGCGTCCTGA